CCCGCCTCCGCAGTTTTCTGCAAGTCGCGTCCTTCTAAACACCTCTGCGGCCTCTGCGATCTCCGCGGTGAAATATCTGGGCTAGGGCTAGACCAGCCGTCCGATCGTCGGCAGGGGGCCGACCAGGGGCTTGGCGTACTGGATGAACGCGTCGGTCACGCCGTTGCCGGCCTTGTTGATGTACTGGCGGGGCATGTCCTTGGTCAGGCGGGCGACGTCCTTGATGTCGGCTCGCTCATAGCTGATCCGATACGCCGGTCCCTTGGCCCGCACCATCACCACCGAGCCCTGCTTTTCGCCGGCGAGGGCGAACTGCACGGCCTTGCGGCCGCACATGCGGGCCTCGTCGGCGTCGACCTCGCTGGCGATGCCGGGGAAGCTGCGCTGCAGGTATCCGAAGGTGTCGGAGCGAACGCGGAGCTTTCCGAACTGGTCCTTGAGCTTGCTCTTGAGGTAGTCGCTCAGGAAGTCGCCCAGGATGCCCGTGCCGGAAAGCTGCACGTTGCCGTGCGTGTCTTTCTCGAGCTGGATGTTCATCTCCGCGGCCAGCTTGACGGCGATGGGGGTCTCGTGCTCGTCGACGATGCCCTCGGAGACGGCGATCTGGCAGCGGCCGAGCTTGGCGTAGACCTTTCGCACGTCCTCGACGAATTTCTCGGTGATGAAGGGCACTTCCGGCACGTAGATCAGGTGCGGGCCTTCGCTTTCGTCCTGCCGACCCAGCGCGGCGGCGGCGGTGAGCCATCCGGCGTTGCGCCCCATGACGACGTTGATCTTGAGGCCCGGAAGAGCGGCCGAGTCGCGGTCGTCGCCCATGAACGCGCAGGCGACGAACTTGGCGGCCGATCCGTAGCCGGGGCAGTGGTCGGTGACGCGCAGGTCGTTGTCGATGGTCTTGGGAATGTGGAACGCCTGGAGGTCGTAGTTGTCAGCCGCGGCCATTTCCGAGACGATGCGGGCGGTATCGGCCGAGTCGTTGCCGCCGATGTAGAAGAAGTACCGCACGTCGTACTTGGCGAAGACGCCGAAGATCTTGCGGCAGTATTCCTCGTCGGGCTTGTCGCGGCTGGAGCCCAGCGCGGCGGCGGGGGTCTGGGCGACTTTCTCGAGCAGGGCCTT
The sequence above is a segment of the Planctomycetaceae bacterium genome. Coding sequences within it:
- a CDS encoding 6-phosphofructokinase, with translation MAKTTKGNVVIGQSGGPTVVINQSLVGAVEALKASNKIGKILGAHHGVKGIVKEDFIDLKKAGKALLEKVAQTPAAALGSSRDKPDEEYCRKIFGVFAKYDVRYFFYIGGNDSADTARIVSEMAAADNYDLQAFHIPKTIDNDLRVTDHCPGYGSAAKFVACAFMGDDRDSAALPGLKINVVMGRNAGWLTAAAALGRQDESEGPHLIYVPEVPFITEKFVEDVRKVYAKLGRCQIAVSEGIVDEHETPIAVKLAAEMNIQLEKDTHGNVQLSGTGILGDFLSDYLKSKLKDQFGKLRVRSDTFGYLQRSFPGIASEVDADEARMCGRKAVQFALAGEKQGSVVMVRAKGPAYRISYERADIKDVARLTKDMPRQYINKAGNGVTDAFIQYAKPLVGPLPTIGRLV